A single Choristoneura fumiferana chromosome 9, NRCan_CFum_1, whole genome shotgun sequence DNA region contains:
- the LOC141430839 gene encoding uncharacterized protein encodes MKRKYEQNYRSEWEEDPMFSSWLSRAKDDHNAAFCKACNIKLVSRLSVLKDHVTTSRHKKKVYGYFAHSSKRQREFQEFQNFLNSEHHKILQHYDIRWLSFHACINRIIEQWEPLKLYFRGQYLEDKNISAEFLQQNFDNQIIKLYFYALDYILPIPNKMNIIFQGEYSTVQRAFKDSADMLSCYMKMSYLRSTNPLDFDPSSTVNFLPLKEIYLGVNVSKQIELLAQNARQTSEITTFLQRIQSFLIQLCVELKLRLPLHKLFQQMQFLEPQNIVYKDFTSLANMVSQFPNLVEESDIQTIDSEYRELKLDNTVSDLLESGGSSGTALNIERFWGHIAKITKADGSKKYQHLVDFAKAMMIMPMSNTACERIFSQVNNIKTELRNRFKNEHVSAILHVKQAVKEQDGCVNFTPSKNMLVNAGNSKTLYKNVDVNMPN; translated from the exons ATGAAAAGAAAATACGAGCAAAACTATAGATCTGAGTGGGAGGAGGATCCTATGTTTTCGTCTTGGCTTTCAAGAGCAAAAGATGACCATAATGCTGCTTTTTGTAAAGCTTGTAACATAAAATTAGTTTCACGTCTTTCTGTTTTAAAAGATCATGTAACCACATCGAGACACAAGAAAA AAGTTTATGGTTATTTCGCACACAGCAGTAAACGACAGCGTGAATTCCAAGAATTCCAAAACTTTCTTAATTCTGAACACCACAAAATTTTGCAGCATTACGATATACGATGGTTGTCATTTCATGCATGTATCAACAGAATTATTGAGCAATGGGAGCCACTTAAACTTTACTTTCGTGGACAATATCTGGAAGACAAAAACATTTCAGCCGAATTCTTACAGCAAAATTTTGATAATCAAATCATAAAACTTTACTTTTACGCCCTAGATTATATTTTACCGATCCCTAATAAGatgaatataatatttcaaGGTGAGTACTCCACAGTACAAAGGGCATTCAAAGATTCGGCAGATATGCTAAGTTGTTATATGAAAATGAGTTACTTGAGAAGCACAAATCCACTGGACTTTGATCCGAGTTCAACAGTGAACTTTTTACCTCTGAAAGAAATATATTTGGGAGTAAACGTCAgtaaacaaattgaattattaGCTCAAAATGCCAGGCAAACGTCAGAAATCACAACTTTCCTGCAACGCATTCAATCATTCTTGATTCAACTCTGTGTTGAACTAAAATTGCGTTTACCACTTCATAAATTATTTCAGCAAATGCAATTTCTTGAGCCACAAAACATTGTCTACAAGGATTTCACAAGTTTGGCTAATATGGTTTCTCAATTTCCTAATTTGGTTGAAGAATCTGACATCCAAACGATTGACTCCGAATACAGGGAGCTAAAATTGGACAACACAGTGTCCGATCTATTAGAATCGGGAGGTAGCTCCGGTACGGCTCTGAACATAGAAAGGTTTTGGGGCCACATTGCCAAAATTACCAAGGCCGATGGAAGTAAAAAGTACCAACATTTGGTAGACTTTGCAAAGGCAATGATGATTATGCCCATGTCAAACACGGCGTGTGAGAGGATATTTTCTCaagtaaacaacataaaaactGAATTGAGAAATAGATTTAAAAACGAACACGTTTCTGCCATACTGCACGTGAAGCAAGCTGTGAAAGAGCAGGATGGGTGTGTGAATTTCACACCATCCAAAAATATGTTAGTCAATGCAGGAAACTCAAAGACTCTGTATAAAAATGTAGATGTTAATATGCCAAATtaa